Proteins found in one Candidatus Woesearchaeota archaeon genomic segment:
- a CDS encoding metallophosphoesterase: protein MHLLRVFGLDIEMIGKSLLIHSSAYSALSIADLHIGYEEALNKEGILMQRFQLAEMERALEKIFSILKKDYKIGILDEIIINGDLKHEFGKISSQEWRETLRMLELISGHAKKVIIVKGNHDNIMAPIAEKRKLELVASHKIGKILFTHGNHIPGKTELADIDSVIIGHEHPAVSIREGVRSEIFKCFLLGKWKGKNLIVMPSF, encoded by the coding sequence GATATTGAAATGATAGGAAAGTCCCTGCTGATTCACAGCAGCGCCTATTCAGCCCTCTCAATTGCAGACCTTCACATCGGCTATGAAGAGGCGCTTAATAAAGAGGGAATCCTGATGCAGAGGTTCCAGCTTGCTGAAATGGAAAGGGCTCTTGAAAAAATATTCTCCATCTTGAAAAAGGATTACAAAATCGGAATTCTTGATGAAATCATAATAAACGGAGATTTAAAGCACGAGTTCGGAAAAATATCGTCTCAGGAATGGAGGGAAACACTGAGGATGCTCGAACTGATTTCTGGGCATGCAAAGAAAGTAATCATAGTCAAGGGAAACCATGATAATATAATGGCTCCTATTGCCGAAAAGAGAAAATTGGAGCTTGTTGCAAGCCATAAAATCGGGAAAATCCTCTTTACCCATGGAAACCATATTCCTGGAAAAACCGAGCTCGCGGATATTGATTCTGTTATAATAGGGCATGAGCATCCTGCTGTATCAATAAGAGAAGGGGTGAGAAGCGAGATTTTCAAGTGCTTCCTTCTCGGAAAATGGAAAGGAAAAAATCTTATTGTGATGCCCTCATTT